The region GATGATGAAAACACCATCTATTGTGAATATGGTAAAGAACTTGTTGTATATGTCAGTGCATTGCGTATTTATCTTCACGGTATTTATCAAGAGCCTCCAGCAGAACTGTTACCAGCTGTTCCAGTTATGAAGAAACATGATTCAGATTGTCTTATCATGTGAAATTATCCAGATTTTCTAAACTTGCCAGATTTAATAGACTATATTATCTGTGATATTATCCAGACTTTTTTAACTTGCCAGATTAATAGACCAAGTATTAGTAGTTGTTTGAACAGATTTAACTAAATTTACTTGAAGTAACTAGTATTGGTTGTTTAAACAGATTTAACTAAATTTTCTTGACGTGACTCATGTTAGATTTAACTAACATACTAGATCATCACTGTAATTTTGTAAACtcaattattgatattttcaagcACACTGTACTCTGACAAGGTGTATACGGGTgtaatgtaaaatttgtaatataACTATAAAGGTAGTGGTTGTTCTGTTTTTAGTATGCAACTAGGATGCATGACATTAAACAATGAAATATTCTTGGGGACATATGTTATTTCCAATTTGCACAACTTAACTtaaaggttcagtagtgttataccTATGGCAATGTGTCTCTGTGTTAATATGATAGGAATCTGATTGTGCTTTTGGTCTAGTAGTGGAATTATTTGATGCAAAGTTAAAGAATTACTGATATATGTCAAATCATGTACAAAATTATCTTTCTGTCAAACAAGTTCAACTCAAAAACCATTGGATTAGTGAGTGCAACATAATCCTATGGTTAAGTGTTTCGTTAATTAGGTGATGGCAAAGTGATTGACTATGTAAAATACAAagtgaaaatgattttaatCATGTCCTCACTCAAGTAAAAGTCAGAATTCCAATCCTTGTCACTCATTTACAATTCTTCACATCCTCAAATATCTGCCAGCAGCATTGTACATGAGGATgtgttttcttttatatttgttGAAGTTGTATTGGTATTAAATCTCAGATTActatgtaaaatatttcttattttggGTCTGACATTAAAAGGATATATTAGTTATTTATAATAAAATGGTATGAATTACTTTCATTAATTAACACCActaattgtgaaaaaaaacaccatttgttatatatttttaacaACAGGAATGTTGGAACTCAAATGTTTTACAATGTACCTCAAAGGACATTAAGATGTTGGTATGTCTAAACATACCATATCCTTCATCTCTAGATAAAATGTGGAATGTAAAAATTATAGCATGGCTTTTTCTGAAGCATTGTACAACTcatttaaacaataaattgtaagtatatcacatcatattCTGTAACATTTagttatcccccccccccctctgaaaTTGCGTTTATCAAACATAGAAGGTAAGTTAATTACTTTGCTCTGTAGCAAATTCTCCATAAGCTAGCTTAAGGTTGTTGCATTGGCTATTTCTCATCTCCATtctttaatttgtaaaaatgcTGCAATTGTATTACAAGCAAGATACCAACTCCATATTTACACTGTTTCTCCTTTATATATTCAACATGTTagcaaaaaacaaaaagaattgtttgtgtatgttgtgATGATATTTGACACCAGTGTATattaataaatcatatttttccTTCTTATTTTATCCAAGACAATTGTTCAGGTGTTGCTGTATTTTCTAGGTTTTATTTCACCACTGTCATCAACAAACTCAAACTAATTACACTATGACAGGTTGGTGTAATTTTTCTTCCAGATACTGACAAAGCTTGTATTTCTCAAGTGCCACCATATACTGTACATGGTGACACAATCAACTTCATTGGCCCTCAAATTGATTATGGATGCCCCCAGAACTGCTCCATCTGCACTACAGATGCAGAATTATAACCGCACGAGAAAGAATCGAATACAGAACCAGTTGCCTTGTTTACAAAGCACTTAACAATTTGACACCTCAATATATTTCAGACATGTTTACAAGGATCAATAATGTATCATCCAGCAATACCAGACTCAGCAGCCAAAACAATGTTCTATATGTCTCTACAACCAAATTATTGACATCTAAAGCATTAAGGCATTAATAAGCTTACTGAAAAAATTCGGTGTTCATCGTCTTTAAGCACTTTTAAGACTAATTTTTAATATAGAAGTATATTTTAAACGAGTGTTTTGTTAGTTTTATTGAtcctgtatattttatttgtcttacatttgtatttctgtctgtGTTTTACTTATCctgtttttgttgtcttttagaGGGTCCTGGGGAAGACTAGCTGTTAGCTAACTGGGTTATCTATATGATTTTTAACccttttaaataaagtttaaataaataagATGAATCATCATTcagtattttactttcattcattttatttagattCAATCCCTTTTTTAATATCTTCCATGATTTCAACTTTGCCATCAAAGCCATTGTGGGGTTTTCTCTTCAACATCTGTATATACTCTGTTGGTAAGCCTATCTGTATAGCGCCATCCACAATAACACTAAGATACTGTGGTGATGGCAATCCTTCATGTTGTGGTGGGCAGCACATCTCCAAACAGCGACATTCTACTTCCTCACCAGTGGGTGTTATCACTGTTATTGAAATACTGCGATAGATACCTTTATCAACAGCATcctgcctgtataatgatagaaGAACTCAGCAACTAGACAATGTTGAAACAATTGTTAAGGATTATTGTAAAACCATTGCTGCAACAGTGGAAACACTGGTTAACAATGGATGGAATTTATCAatcattttgttcacattttattattttgttgttgagttCTTTTACAGATCTTCAGTTAACATTTAATGTTTCtttacatatttttgttataattttttaATAAAGGATTTGATACACCCCTTCTACAGAATCTACAGTCAATAAATTCAGTGAATGTCAAAGTGAAAAACTTCACTGATCATGAAAGAACACAAAAATAGAATGATCTACATTCAATTGAGGGTAGTCAAGTGAATGAGCATGCACACCAAACACAAATGTGCATAGTAACCATCACCATGTCTATAGCAACAAGCAACCCGATTTGTTCAAAAAGGTTAAACAATGGTGATGGGTAGAATCAACAATCAAGACTGAACAATGTCCTAACTATTACATGTTGTAAGTACTGTAGTGTAAGAAGTCAACAGCAATGCTGAACACAAACAATGATGAATCTGTCAGTTTAAGACATTACCTTCATGTCATGGAATCCATGCCCAAACcatgcagttgtgctacaataccattgacACCATTTTTACAGATGCATGCACTATGGATGCCATGTATGATGcttttttattaatttgtatttatatacataaGGTAACATAAATGCATTAGTAGTCTCGTTCccatacagtatcgttacaatttataccttcactcacaactgtggttagaccacagttggcatccagactaacccATTAGTAGGGAAACATTACAACAAATGTGAAGTAGTCAAAGAAATGAATGATAAAATTAGGACTTACTTATTAAGTGCATCTATATATTGGTTTTCAATTTCCCAGACAGATCCCCATGTAATGTCATCTGAAGACTGGATAATATTAGCAGTAGCACCACACCAATAACTGTCAAAATTAGGTGCATCTTGAAACACAAACTTGTATCCCTGCAAAACAATATCAATCTTTAAGTGTGAGTATTTTTGTTCCTCGATGTCAAGTCAAGTTTGGCTATCGTTGGTGGTAGGAATTTGATAATGGTCTGTTTATGTATGGAGGtatatacctccatggtttATGCTTGAATTTTTAAGTTTTGTTCTGTGCGATGAAACACACATGTAGCGATtctttaaaatgataaataaacaatacaaattGAAGTAATGTATGATGATTAAACTAATTATGATGTTTGAGAAAATTAGGTAGTCATGTGACAGTAAGGACGAATACAACATATGTAACGTTTCTGactgatgtacatttcacaaaacTGCAGAAAATCCTCAGAATTTATGAATTGTACTTTGTGAATGTGGTTTGAAACGGGGGAGGGGTCATGTACTTGCTGCCATGGTAACAGTGCGTGAAACGAATTCTAACTATATTAATCTGATAACTCACTCAACTAAAAACTAGAAAACTGaataaaatattggtaaaaCTTTATTAATTTcgatatttttgaaatgaacGCGAAGTACTGTATGTATTCATAGGATTGTCATCACAACATAATTTagctttcatttgaaaaaaacaaccgAAAAGTAAACTGCTGAATGATGACAAAATCTTCTCTggtataaatgtcaaattcatgAAACTTTGCAGTTTGAAGGCATTTGTATGCAAACAAATTAAATACAGAGAAACCCATAGATCACTGTGCccatattcaaatttataaggCAACGAAAATTATGTCAAAGTGGAAAGAAAGACAAAGTTCAAATAACTTTATAAACCCCTTTTTACGACTTTTTGCTATACCTTAGGAAGTCCAAAATACAGTAAATGTACGTATGTAGGGGTGAACTTTTCAGAATGtcaaaaatataacttttttcAGTTGCAAAAAATagaatacatattttgttgtaagatattaaaatgaacCCCAAGGGCGTACATTTTTGATGATCGTAACTTTCCATGGCTTTGCTACTTTTTACTATGACCTGATGAAATGAACACACAAACACGGCGGTTGCCCTATTTAAAAGTAGTGAGTGATAGCAGCAGGTGTGAATTGAGGTCAGCAGCTTATTTGAATACATACAGTAGGGTGGAGGTCAAGTATTAACAGGGTCAATTGATGTACCACGACCCTCAGGCCCGGATggccctaatacatccatgcagaGACTATAATGTTGGTAAATTCACGCTCTGAAATCTAACTATaatgtaaaattgaaattggCTCTGCGTTTGTACGCTACATGGTCAAAGCTGTCCTCATTCCTCTTAGCATCTTCATAAACTTATACCATGCAACGTACATATATCAGAGATAACGACAAGAAAAACTGTCATCGTGGTTTGTCTGCTTTGCTGCATGATTTTCCGTCAAGTATTTCAACCGTCAAAATATTCACGTCAAATGGTGGTCATCGCAACTTGAGGCGTTCGACATCGTAACAAGATTCAGTAAAGTTCaaacactactagtatattgaCAAAATCATAGTGTATACACTTGTAAAAGAACACGCTTCTTGGTCACCTGATGCATACAAGTCGAGGTTGAACAGTGACATGATCCGATTGATCGcaccacaggcactcgaattaatctgtatgatttgtttAATGTATAGTAAATATAAAGATCATGCTTTAAAAAActacaagccattgagaatgacatagtccccgctatgattgggttttaaggaattagcactactctgatcacgcaacaacacttgtgaacctaaatcaaacagacttagatatgttgtgtctgcttgtcggacatggaacatgcctacaacaataaaggattggtcgggtatgggggatcatatcaatatgaaaatggatatgcaaatgtatgtcatagaacactgtcctaataccaactttgaatgagatctgttcaagcatgtctgagttatggctttggacatggaaaattcacaaacaaattggctgccaggcagccatattggatcgtatcacaatgaaaatggatatgcacatgtatgtcatagaacactgtcctaataccaactttgaatgagatctgttcaagcatgtctgagttatggctttggacatggaaaatttgcaaacaaaatggctgccaggcagccatattggatcgtatcacaatgaaaatggatatgcacatgtatgtcatagaacactgtcctaataccaactttgaatgagatctgttcaagcatgtctgagttatggctttggacatggaaaatttgcaaacaaaatg is a window of Glandiceps talaboti chromosome 5, keGlaTala1.1, whole genome shotgun sequence DNA encoding:
- the LOC144435824 gene encoding gamma-glutamylcyclotransferase-like, encoding MGTFLYFGYASNLHLKRIQLSCPTAKFRTIAKLPGYKFVFQDAPNFDSYWCGATANIIQSSDDITWGSVWEIENQYIDALNKQDAVDKGIYRSISITVITPTGEEVECRCLEMCCPPQHEGLPSPQYLSVIVDGAIQIGLPTEYIQMLKRKPHNGFDGKVEIMEDIKKGIESK